From Penicillium psychrofluorescens genome assembly, chromosome: 6, one genomic window encodes:
- a CDS encoding uncharacterized protein (ID:PFLUO_008737-T1.cds;~source:funannotate), which translates to MEGLSDFEKQRLANIAERDALLKQLNLEAQSSGLFTTPGRDGVKVKRKPAPKRVKTEEETPLPVRKSSRIRGLKADSEVAKRKAEEEYEVAKEVERAKKLRRTDSFTMSDMFVAGQKLSGDSLIGVDVLTKPVATPYQRTFCADDISKTTDKDLKALREEMSGLKLWEAWDPQRIKITPERVYSMTFHPAEGKPLIFAGDKLGHLGILDASQEKPISGVKVEDDEDEEDDDPDPVLMTIKPHTRTISSMMIHPSKPTHLYTASYDSSIREMDLNKTTSVEKYGPKSTKIDEALSGIDMAHDDPNTLYWTTLEGVFGRYDTRTPQSDNTVTLWSLSEKKIGGFTLYPSNPHYLATASLDRTMRVWDLRNLSTDEPSPLAVHENRLSVSHAAFNGAGQIATSSYDDTLKIYDLGAKGISSWAPGHTLADDFRPDTVVKHNCQTGRWVTILRPQWQLNPQSRIQRFCIGNMNRFVDIYSASGDQLAQLGGEGITAVPAVAVFHRSQNWVVGGTASGKVCLWM; encoded by the exons ATGGAGGGTCTTTCAGACTTTGAGAAGCAGAGACTGGCGAACATCGCCGAACGCGATGCTCTGCTCAAACAATTGAACCTGGAGGCGCAGTCTTCCGGTCTCTTCACGACCCCCGGCAGAGATGGCGtcaaggtgaagaggaagccgGCGCCAAAGCGCGtgaagacggaggaggagaccCCCCTACCGGTGCGCAAGTCCTCGCGTATCCGGGGTCTCAAGGCCGATAGTGAAGTGGCCAAACGgaaggccgaagaggagTACGAAGTTGCAAAGGAGGTTGAACGTgccaagaagctgcgcaGGACGGACTCATTTACAATGAGCGATATGTTCGTGGCCGGCCAGAAGCTGAGCGGTGACAGTCTCATCGGAGTGGACGTGCTCACCAAGCCAGTTGCAACGCCATACCAGAGGACTTTTTGCGCCGACGACATTTCGAAGACTACAGACAAAGACCTCAAGGCTTTGAGAGAGGAGATGAGCGGGCTAAAGCTGTGGGAGGCTTGGGATCCGCAAA GAATCAAAATCACACCCGAAAGAGTTTACTCCATGACATTCCACCCCGCCGAGGGGAAGCCTCTCATCTTCGCCGGGGACAAGCTGGGCCATCTAGGGATTCTGGATGCGTCACAAGAGAAGCCAATCTCTGGTgtcaaggtcgaggatgatgaagacgaagaggacgacgaccCGGATCCCGTCTTGATGACTATCAAACCGCACACTCGAACGATCAGTTCGATGATGATCCATCCCTCAAAGCCTACACACCTCTACACGGCGAGCTACGATAGCTCGATCCGCGAGATGGATCTGAACAAGACAACATCGGTGGAAAAGTACGGCCCGAAATCAACCAAGATCGACGAGGCTCTTTCCGGCATCGACATGGCCCACGATGATCCAAACACCTTGTACTGGACCACCCTGGAAGGTGTTTTCGGGCGCTACGATACTCGCACCCCTCAGAGCGACAACACGGTGACTCTGTGGTCCCTTTCAGAGAAGAAAATCGGCGGGTTCACTCTCTACCCCTCGAACCCGCACTACCTCGCAACAGCCAGCCTAGACCGGACCATGCGGGTGTGGGATCTGCGCAACCTGTCGACGGATGAACCATCGCCCCTCGCCGTGCATGAGAACCGGTTGTCCGTGTCGCATGCAGCATTTAACGGCGCCGGCCAAATCGCAACCTCATCGTACGACGACACGCTGAAGATTTATGACCTCGGCGCCAAGGGCATTTCATCCTGGGCGCCAGGTCACACGCTTGCAGACGATTTCCGCCCAGACACCGTCGTGAAACACAACTGCCAGACCGGCCGCTGGGTAACAAT TCTTCGGCCCCAATGGCAACTCAACCCGCAATCGCGCATCCAACGCTTCTGCATCGGAAATATGAACCGCTTCGTGGATATCTACAGCGCGTCCGGCGACCAGCTCGCTCAGTTGGGTGGCGAGGGCATCACCGCTGTCCCGGCCGTTGCGGTCTTCCACCGAAGCCAGAACTGGGTTGTTGGCGGCACGGCGAGCGGCAAGGTGTGTCTGTGGATGTAG
- a CDS encoding uncharacterized protein (ID:PFLUO_008736-T1.cds;~source:funannotate) yields the protein MSVSRRIWISATVHSPAAFLYQTRTLATPLSSLDQQLLGHRLHRPYSTHDGASDKNNEPETDFSESKDSQSQDVAEQSSAPRRKSYIHQRAAALSPGTPRRRKESAGPRPLKAMTTQERETFGKLLGQLGITPSAGETGQKKQPQKKAKSSEESPGDLSHLSVMFESVLSDRRLMKKFGAKPKKTADSEPRRSRGKEVSSFEETSELPEEELEPMLDGLTYSDLGFADPVTGNNADIMLSVKDAIELVVKREATKIETALFLAIEEGKGDMGVWDVCKERIFTMLDHLGDDAPATPFADSDSPLSHDGTMTSSPNPLSSGPLDIPDPVPAGPVVAALYPRTLLIAFRLLNTHFPSSPLVSQFRSTIKAQGRTSAVLGSSTDLHDEMISFYWNDCSDLPAVVSLLHEMDIMGLKPSQKTRELLHGILHRRKRDLAKPGKASWWDMPQNQKAFQELAGRDGWMKKLKV from the coding sequence ATGAGCGTCTCTCGCAGGATTTGGATCTCTGCCACTGTTCATTCCCCTGCTGCGTTTCTCTACCAGACCCGTACGCTGGCGACACCGCTATCATCTTTGGATCAGCAGCTGCTCGGTCACCGACTTCATCGTCCTTACTCGACACACGACGGGGCCTCCGATAAGAACAATGAGCCGGAAACCGATTTCTCGGAGAGCAAGGATAGTCAAAGCCAAGATGTTGCCGAACAATCTTCAGCCCCAAGGCGAAAGAGCTACATCCACCAGCGCGCAGCTGCACTCTCACCTGGAACGCCGAGACGCCGAAAGGAGTCAGCTGGACCGAGACCGCTGAAGGCTATGACTACtcaagaaagagagacatTTGGGAAACTGCTGGGCCAGCTTGGTATTACACCAAGCGCGGGCGAGACAGGCcaaaagaagcagccgcAAAAGAAGGCGAAGTCAAGCGAAGAAAGTCCTGGTGATCTCTCACATCTCAGTGTGATGTTTGAGTCTGTCCTCAGTGACCGCCGGCTGATGAAGAAATTTGGAGCAAAACCAAAGAAGACAGCCGACTCGGAGCCTCGACGCTCGCGGGGCAAGGAAGTGTCATCGTTTGAGGAAACGTCAGAGCTGccggaggaggaattggagcCCATGCTGGATGGTCTGACGTACAGTGACCTCGGCTTCGCTGATCCAGTAACGGGCAATAATGCAGACATCATGCTCTCGGTGAAAGACGCGATTGAGCTGGTTGTGAAGCGGGAGGCCACCAAGATCGAAACGGCTCTTTTCCTGGCCATTGAGGAGGGCAAGGGCGACATGGGCGTCTGGGATGTTTGCAAAGAGCGCATTTTCACGATGCTGGATCATCTAGGCGACGATGCACCGGCAACACCATTTGCCGACAGCGACTCGCCCTTGTCCCACGACGGAACCATGACATCGTCTCCCAATCCCTTGTCGTCTGGGCCTCTTGACATCCCTGACCCGGTCCCCGCAGGACCAGTCGTGGCAGCGCTGTACCCCCGAACTCTCCTCATAGCCTTCCGCCTTCTAAACACCCACTTCCCTTCATCGCCGCTGGTCAGTCAATTCCGATCCACCATCAAAGCACAGGGCCGTACCTCTGCCGTCCTCGGCTCCTCCACCGACCTACACGACGAAATGATCTCCTTCTACTGGAACGACTGCAGCGATCTCCCTGCCGTGGTGTCTCTCCTGCATGAAATGGATATCATGGGTCTCAAGCCCAGCCAAAAGACCCGCGAACTACTGCACGGCATTCTCCACCGGCGCAAGCGGGATCTGGCTAAGCCCGGCAAGGCTTCTTGGTGGGACATGCCCCAGAATCAAAAGGCTTTTCAAGAACTCGCTGGGCGGGATGGTtggatgaagaagctgaaggtGTGA